A single genomic interval of Syngnathoides biaculeatus isolate LvHL_M chromosome 1, ASM1980259v1, whole genome shotgun sequence harbors:
- the agr2 gene encoding anterior gradient protein 2 homolog isoform X1, translating into MYLNMEQVSLKHRSWNSDSLPFSPNRPGTVAVSFTFGKYTPKTGKRSPQTLSRGWGDQLIWAQTYEEALYWARSKNKPLMVLFHLEDCPHCLALKKVFAEDNELQKILDEDFVALNIVYETTDKNLSPDGQYVPRIIFVDPSMTVRADITGRYANRMYAYEPNDIKLLISNMQKAKKLLKSEL; encoded by the exons ATGTATTTAAATATGGAACAGGTAAGTCTAAAACACAGATCCTGGAACAGCGATTCGCTACCATTCTCACCCAACCGACCAGGGACAG TGGCTGTGTCCTTTACATTTGGCAAATACACCCCAAAGACGGGGAAGCGGAGTCCTCAAACGCTATCAAGAG GATGGGGTGATCAGCTGATTTGGGCCCAAACCTATGAAGAAGCACTCTATTGGGCCAGGTCAaa GAACAAGCCCTTGATGGTCCTCTTTCACCTGGAGGACTGTCCACACTGCCTGG CACTGAAGAAAGTGTTTGCTGAGGACAATGAGCTCCAAAAAATTCTTGACGAAGATTTTGTTGCACTCAACATAGTG TATGAAACCACAGACAAAAATCTCTCCCCAGATGGACAGTATGTTCCCAGAATCATTTTTGTTG ACCCCTCAATGACAGTGAGGGCTGATATCACTGGTCGCTACGCCAACCGCATGTATGCCTATGAACCAAATGACATCAAACTCT tGATCAGCAACATGCAGAAGGCCAAGAAACTGCTCAAGTCTGAGCTTTGA
- the agr2 gene encoding anterior gradient protein 2 homolog isoform X2, with protein sequence MIKTSLSLLLVLVAVSFTFGKYTPKTGKRSPQTLSRGWGDQLIWAQTYEEALYWARSKNKPLMVLFHLEDCPHCLALKKVFAEDNELQKILDEDFVALNIVYETTDKNLSPDGQYVPRIIFVDPSMTVRADITGRYANRMYAYEPNDIKLLISNMQKAKKLLKSEL encoded by the exons atgatcaaaacatcCCTGTCACTCCTCTTGGTGCTAGTGGCTGTGTCCTTTACATTTGGCAAATACACCCCAAAGACGGGGAAGCGGAGTCCTCAAACGCTATCAAGAG GATGGGGTGATCAGCTGATTTGGGCCCAAACCTATGAAGAAGCACTCTATTGGGCCAGGTCAaa GAACAAGCCCTTGATGGTCCTCTTTCACCTGGAGGACTGTCCACACTGCCTGG CACTGAAGAAAGTGTTTGCTGAGGACAATGAGCTCCAAAAAATTCTTGACGAAGATTTTGTTGCACTCAACATAGTG TATGAAACCACAGACAAAAATCTCTCCCCAGATGGACAGTATGTTCCCAGAATCATTTTTGTTG ACCCCTCAATGACAGTGAGGGCTGATATCACTGGTCGCTACGCCAACCGCATGTATGCCTATGAACCAAATGACATCAAACTCT tGATCAGCAACATGCAGAAGGCCAAGAAACTGCTCAAGTCTGAGCTTTGA